The following are from one region of the Natronosporangium hydrolyticum genome:
- the mgtE gene encoding magnesium transporter encodes MVTELRTLTYEGDLGSLRAWLAENGTLDITDALVRLEPEERAVSFRLLDKDRALAVFEAMDPLHQQQLLEALRDERVRELFRGLEADDQARLLDEVPATVAARLQAGLTPQQRAATAALLGYPSESAGRIMTPDFTNVRASMTAADALTKLRRAGRRPTRAQALVLPVTDDERRLTGVVDLTDLVTAAPDTRLRELVAPETLSVRVDDEQERAARLLQEADLSALPVVDKEDRLVGMITFDDAMEILEEEDTKDFSRAGGAEPLDQPYLSASVFQLARKRAPWLMMLAVAFTLTVVVLASFESALEAVPALAFFIPMLIGTGGNSGAQAATLVVRALAVGEVRFGDLARIILREMRVGLMLGALLATIAFPLVSIFYSISIGAVISLTLVGICTWASFAGGMLPLIARRLGIDPAVFSSPFITTLVDATGLLIYFSIAYVVMGDQLSGVLG; translated from the coding sequence ATGGTGACGGAGCTGCGTACGCTGACCTATGAGGGCGACCTCGGCTCACTACGCGCCTGGCTGGCCGAGAACGGCACGCTCGACATCACCGACGCGCTGGTGCGGCTGGAGCCCGAGGAGCGGGCGGTCTCGTTCCGGCTGCTCGACAAGGATCGGGCACTGGCGGTCTTCGAGGCGATGGATCCGCTGCACCAGCAGCAGCTGCTGGAGGCGCTGCGCGACGAACGCGTCCGGGAGCTCTTCCGCGGCCTTGAGGCCGACGACCAGGCCCGGCTGCTCGACGAGGTGCCGGCCACGGTGGCGGCCCGGCTGCAGGCCGGGTTGACGCCGCAGCAGCGGGCGGCCACCGCTGCCCTGCTCGGCTACCCGTCCGAATCGGCCGGCCGGATCATGACCCCGGACTTCACCAACGTGCGCGCCAGCATGACCGCCGCCGACGCGTTGACGAAGCTGCGGCGGGCCGGCCGCCGGCCCACCCGGGCCCAGGCGCTGGTGCTGCCGGTCACCGACGACGAGCGCCGGCTCACCGGGGTGGTCGACCTCACCGACCTGGTCACCGCTGCCCCGGACACCCGGCTGCGGGAGCTGGTGGCGCCGGAGACCCTGTCGGTACGGGTCGACGACGAGCAGGAGCGGGCGGCCCGGCTGCTGCAGGAGGCGGACCTCTCCGCGCTACCGGTGGTCGACAAGGAAGACCGGCTCGTCGGGATGATCACTTTCGACGATGCGATGGAGATCCTCGAGGAAGAGGACACCAAGGACTTCTCCCGCGCCGGCGGCGCCGAGCCGCTCGACCAGCCGTACCTGTCGGCCAGTGTGTTCCAGCTCGCGCGGAAGCGGGCTCCGTGGCTGATGATGCTGGCGGTGGCGTTCACGCTCACGGTGGTGGTGCTCGCCTCCTTCGAGAGCGCGCTGGAGGCGGTGCCGGCGCTGGCGTTCTTCATCCCGATGCTGATCGGCACCGGCGGCAACTCCGGCGCCCAGGCGGCCACCCTTGTGGTCCGGGCGCTCGCGGTCGGTGAGGTCCGATTTGGAGACCTGGCCCGGATTATCCTGCGGGAGATGCGGGTCGGGCTGATGCTCGGCGCCCTGCTGGCGACGATCGCCTTCCCGCTCGTCTCCATCTTCTACTCGATCTCCATTGGGGCGGTCATCTCGCTGACCTTGGTGGGGATCTGCACCTGGGCCAGTTTCGCCGGCGGCATGCTGCCGCTGATCGCCCGCCGGCTCGGCATCGATCCGGCGGTCTTCTCCTCCCCGTTCATCACCACGCTGGTGGACGCCACCGGCCTGCTGATCTACTTCTCCATCGCCTATGTGGTGATGGGCGACCAGCTCAGCGGCGTACTCGGCTGA